A genomic stretch from Paraburkholderia dioscoreae includes:
- a CDS encoding MFS transporter produces the protein MPPLFARRAAPPSSPPSARAVNPAFVLATASATCALIVLDTNVVAVSLPSIARSFHASFADVEWVVSAYMVAFASCLLPAGGLADRVGRKKMLLLGLAVFFLASLGCGVAPTAAVLNAARAVKGVGAAMLLTAALAVIANTFREGPSRVRAWAVWGTCMGLATTVAPLVGGVITQWLGWRWIFLLNLPVCAVLAWCTSRAIGESRNPNPGPLDIAGSLLFGIALALGIWALIEVPADGLASWPTATRLAACALLFGAFVQVQRLRAHAMVDLALFRQPRFVAAVLAMFGYAACAQVMMTFLPLYLQNAFGLSAVAAGVGMLPFALSMVLGPYIGAALGKRMSSMSLLSTGLLLIALGNLLTALTADGARYLLVAFGMIVTGLGAGILNGDTQKAIMACVPPDRTGMASGISTTTRFTAIVMSVGVLGAVLAARTRTAFVAAVPLTAEVKGALDAGFMSRVLAGDAAQATATLPPAVRTMLLGAAHASFASGFAAALGLAAAVAVSIAAGVWLLAGRGEAARARGVTSNG, from the coding sequence ATGCCGCCTCTCTTCGCACGCCGCGCAGCGCCGCCGTCATCGCCACCATCGGCGCGAGCCGTCAATCCCGCCTTCGTGTTGGCCACGGCGTCGGCCACCTGCGCGCTGATCGTGCTGGACACCAATGTCGTGGCGGTCTCGCTGCCCTCGATCGCGCGCTCGTTCCACGCGAGTTTCGCCGACGTCGAATGGGTCGTCAGCGCGTATATGGTCGCGTTCGCGTCGTGCCTGCTGCCCGCGGGCGGTCTCGCCGACCGCGTCGGCCGCAAGAAAATGCTGCTGCTCGGGCTCGCGGTGTTTTTTCTGGCGTCGCTCGGTTGCGGCGTGGCGCCGACGGCAGCGGTGTTGAACGCCGCGCGCGCGGTCAAAGGCGTTGGCGCCGCGATGCTGCTCACCGCCGCGCTTGCCGTGATCGCGAACACGTTTCGCGAGGGCCCGTCCCGCGTGCGCGCGTGGGCCGTGTGGGGCACCTGCATGGGCCTCGCCACCACGGTCGCGCCGCTGGTGGGCGGCGTCATCACGCAATGGCTCGGCTGGCGCTGGATCTTTCTGCTGAATCTGCCGGTGTGCGCGGTGCTCGCGTGGTGCACCTCACGTGCGATCGGCGAGTCGCGCAATCCGAACCCCGGTCCGCTCGATATCGCCGGCAGCCTTCTGTTCGGCATTGCGCTGGCGCTCGGCATCTGGGCGTTGATCGAGGTGCCCGCCGACGGCCTCGCGAGTTGGCCCACCGCCACGCGGCTCGCGGCCTGCGCGCTGCTGTTCGGCGCCTTTGTCCAGGTGCAACGGTTGCGCGCCCATGCGATGGTCGATCTCGCGCTGTTCCGGCAGCCGCGCTTTGTCGCCGCGGTGCTCGCCATGTTCGGTTACGCCGCCTGCGCACAGGTGATGATGACGTTCTTGCCGCTGTATTTGCAGAACGCGTTCGGTCTGTCGGCCGTGGCCGCGGGTGTCGGCATGCTGCCGTTCGCGCTTTCGATGGTGCTCGGACCGTACATTGGCGCTGCGCTCGGCAAGCGTATGTCGAGCATGAGCTTGCTGTCCACGGGCCTGTTGCTGATCGCGCTCGGCAATCTGCTGACGGCGCTGACTGCGGACGGCGCGCGCTATCTGCTGGTCGCCTTCGGCATGATCGTGACGGGACTCGGCGCGGGGATTCTGAACGGCGACACGCAGAAGGCGATCATGGCCTGTGTGCCGCCGGATCGGACCGGCATGGCTTCCGGTATCAGCACGACGACGCGCTTCACGGCCATCGTCATGTCGGTCGGGGTGCTCGGCGCAGTGCTCGCGGCGCGCACCCGCACGGCGTTCGTCGCGGCTGTGCCGCTCACCGCCGAGGTGAAAGGCGCCCTCGATGCCGGCTTCATGTCGCGCGTGCTGGCCGGCGATGCCGCGCAGGCCACCGCGACGCTGCCGCCTGCTGTGCGGACCATGCTGCTGGGAGCGGCGCACGCGAGCTTTGCGAGCGGCTTTGCCGCCGCGCTGGGGCTTGCCGCGGCCGTCGCGGTGTCGATCGCGGCCGGTGTCTGGCTGCTGGCCGGCAGGGGCGAAGCCGCGCGGGCGCGTGGCGTGACGTCGAACGGATAG
- a CDS encoding winged helix-turn-helix domain-containing protein — protein sequence MADTPKTKPAPAAKKAAKARPEVRFRMRIRSADAVALGPGKVELLEAVREFGSISAAARSLDMSYRRAWLLIDELNRSLKSPATHSEQGGQSGGGCTLTPIGETIIRLYRDVEAEAQRSCAKQIAELTRLIRS from the coding sequence ATGGCTGACACCCCAAAAACCAAACCCGCACCCGCGGCAAAAAAAGCCGCGAAGGCGCGCCCCGAAGTGCGCTTCAGAATGCGCATTCGTAGCGCAGACGCGGTCGCTTTAGGGCCGGGCAAAGTCGAATTGCTCGAAGCCGTGCGCGAATTCGGTTCGATCTCGGCGGCGGCGCGCAGCCTCGATATGTCGTACCGGCGCGCATGGCTCCTGATCGACGAACTGAACCGTTCGCTCAAGTCGCCTGCCACGCATTCGGAGCAGGGCGGACAAAGCGGCGGCGGCTGCACGCTCACGCCGATCGGCGAGACCATCATTCGCCTGTATCGCGACGTCGAAGCCGAAGCACAGCGAAGTTGCGCCAAACAGATCGCTGAACTCACCAGGCTGATCCGCTCCTGA
- a CDS encoding LysR family transcriptional regulator gives MRQLELRHIHAFVCVAKQLHFSRAAEELGIAAPSLTKLIQEAERLLGVRLFHRTKRSVALSAAGSAYLAEARVALDHLARGEERAVLAERGELGRIEVGYVASAAYAGVLQRDVGGFRGSHPGVDISIREVPMDNVAAMLRDGLLDAAYVRPPMPLADGIQATTVHRDQFVLALPADCALAASASIRPAQLRDQCFVLPEQEAGTFEVARRGRFSARLGPRPGTLASVLACVSLGGYVAVVPHTLADCIALPGVVYRAIAGQPIASEIAIAFRKYERAPAVKAFLDFARRK, from the coding sequence ATGCGGCAACTCGAACTCCGCCATATCCATGCTTTCGTCTGCGTCGCGAAACAGCTTCATTTCTCGCGCGCCGCCGAAGAATTGGGGATCGCCGCGCCGTCGCTGACCAAGCTGATTCAGGAGGCTGAACGGCTGCTCGGCGTGCGGCTCTTCCATCGCACCAAGCGCTCGGTGGCGCTGAGCGCGGCGGGCAGCGCGTATCTCGCCGAGGCGCGCGTCGCGCTCGATCACCTCGCGCGCGGCGAAGAGCGCGCGGTGCTGGCCGAGCGCGGCGAACTCGGGCGGATCGAAGTCGGCTACGTCGCGTCGGCGGCTTATGCGGGCGTGTTGCAGCGGGACGTGGGCGGATTTCGAGGCTCGCATCCGGGCGTCGACATTTCGATCCGCGAGGTGCCGATGGACAACGTTGCCGCCATGCTGCGCGACGGCCTGCTCGACGCGGCCTACGTGCGCCCACCCATGCCGCTCGCCGACGGCATTCAGGCCACGACTGTGCATCGCGACCAGTTCGTCCTCGCGCTGCCGGCCGACTGCGCGCTGGCGGCCTCGGCGAGCATCAGGCCGGCGCAACTGCGCGACCAGTGCTTCGTGCTGCCGGAACAGGAAGCCGGCACTTTCGAAGTGGCACGGCGCGGCCGTTTCTCAGCGCGGCTCGGACCGCGCCCCGGCACGCTCGCGTCGGTGCTGGCCTGTGTGTCGCTAGGCGGCTATGTCGCCGTCGTGCCGCATACGCTGGCCGACTGCATCGCGTTGCCGGGTGTGGTGTACCGCGCTATCGCCGGTCAACCCATCGCGTCGGAGATCGCGATTGCGTTCCGGAAGTACGAACGGGCCCCGGCCGTGAAGGCATTTCTCGACTTCGCCAGGCGCAAGTGA
- a CDS encoding DUF2325 domain-containing protein has protein sequence MHTPPFRLAQPTRLKLSGDELAVTGIRAADPCCTPAKVSFPNAKRRARLAELDSHLHCSIIGTCLGTHELRKLVPKFTGLDRHDASDLEIHHSAVELAIEGGAAAKALNKLLDERYAGAIRRFDKAADDVDLLKLWDEALKSGDIPPAYWALMTHPYATMPVRQKAFGELHMLSHLVGAANRADIRRLVALEEENAVLKEKIERQQSRLQELSLQRDASIAALDQRTAQLTAQTSRQTPADATNLEAEVQRLRDKLADADQRVALHTSRREAAEQRVFHEQDAALALRKSYDQTLTLLKLVQSECDALEHATLHAADAASGAGARRTSLDSVRGKRIVYVGGRPGSNAALKRLVEAAGGDLVVHDGGVEDRKGLLAAALPGADLVVFPVDCVDHDSMNTLKRVCERHQIDYHPLRTASVASFVELMARLHPENLAQLGNPPTSAFCLRHG, from the coding sequence ATGCATACGCCCCCGTTCCGTCTCGCCCAGCCCACGCGTCTGAAACTGTCCGGCGACGAGCTTGCCGTGACCGGCATTCGCGCCGCCGATCCGTGCTGCACGCCCGCCAAGGTGTCGTTCCCGAACGCCAAACGGCGCGCGCGCCTCGCCGAACTCGACAGCCATCTGCATTGCTCGATCATCGGCACATGTCTTGGCACGCACGAATTGCGCAAGCTGGTGCCCAAATTCACGGGACTCGATCGGCACGACGCGAGCGACCTCGAGATTCATCACTCGGCAGTCGAACTCGCGATCGAAGGCGGCGCGGCCGCCAAAGCGCTGAACAAGCTGCTCGACGAACGTTATGCCGGCGCGATCCGCCGCTTCGACAAAGCCGCCGACGACGTCGATCTGCTCAAGCTTTGGGACGAGGCGCTGAAAAGCGGCGACATTCCGCCGGCCTACTGGGCCTTGATGACGCATCCCTATGCAACCATGCCCGTGCGCCAGAAAGCGTTCGGCGAATTGCACATGCTGTCGCATCTGGTGGGCGCCGCCAATCGCGCGGACATTCGCCGGTTGGTCGCACTGGAAGAGGAAAACGCCGTACTGAAAGAAAAAATCGAACGGCAGCAGAGCCGTTTGCAGGAACTCAGCCTGCAACGCGACGCGTCGATCGCCGCGCTCGACCAGCGGACCGCCCAGTTGACTGCGCAGACAAGCCGTCAGACACCGGCCGACGCCACCAATCTCGAAGCCGAGGTGCAACGGCTACGAGACAAACTGGCCGATGCCGATCAGCGCGTCGCGCTGCATACCAGTCGCCGCGAAGCCGCGGAGCAGCGTGTGTTCCATGAACAGGACGCGGCGCTCGCGCTACGCAAGAGCTACGACCAGACGCTGACGCTGCTCAAGCTGGTGCAAAGCGAATGCGATGCCCTCGAGCACGCGACGCTGCACGCCGCGGACGCAGCGAGCGGAGCGGGCGCGCGCCGGACGAGCCTCGACAGTGTGCGGGGCAAACGGATCGTGTATGTGGGCGGCAGGCCGGGCTCCAACGCCGCGCTCAAGCGCCTCGTGGAAGCGGCCGGCGGCGATCTGGTCGTGCACGACGGCGGCGTGGAAGATCGCAAAGGCCTGCTTGCCGCAGCGTTGCCGGGTGCGGATCTCGTGGTGTTTCCGGTTGATTGCGTCGACCACGATTCGATGAACACGCTCAAACGTGTGTGCGAGCGGCATCAGATCGACTATCACCCGCTGCGCACGGCAAGCGTGGCGAGCTTTGTCGAATTGATGGCCCGCCTGCACCCCGAAAACCTTGCGCAACTCGGCAATCCTCCGACTTCGGCATTTTGCCTGCGACACGGCTAG
- a CDS encoding molybdopterin-dependent oxidoreductase — protein sequence MDSVNVNVIAAPAVAGALVLSGRFRRPLSFDLDQLRRYESVVATPFDLRCYTTNRFIRSVEPYRGVRLTTLITEAGLPDSVPGEFKRTVFVAVGHDGYVVTFSWHELFNTPVGENVMVAYECGGRALDAEEGAPILFSGSDILPAPRHVKRLARIEAHVLASLA from the coding sequence ATGGATAGTGTAAATGTGAATGTGATTGCCGCGCCCGCCGTTGCAGGCGCGCTCGTGCTGAGCGGACGATTCCGGCGGCCGCTTTCGTTCGATCTTGATCAGCTCAGACGCTACGAAAGCGTGGTGGCCACGCCGTTCGATCTGCGTTGCTATACGACGAACCGCTTTATCCGCAGTGTCGAGCCGTATCGCGGCGTGCGTCTGACCACGCTCATCACGGAAGCGGGTCTGCCGGATAGCGTGCCGGGCGAATTCAAGCGCACGGTATTCGTCGCTGTGGGACATGACGGCTATGTCGTGACGTTTTCATGGCACGAACTCTTCAACACGCCCGTGGGCGAGAACGTGATGGTCGCCTACGAATGCGGCGGCCGTGCGCTCGACGCTGAAGAGGGCGCGCCGATTCTGTTTTCCGGATCGGACATCCTGCCCGCGCCGCGCCATGTCAAACGGCTCGCGCGAATCGAGGCACACGTGCTGGCATCTTTGGCGTAA
- a CDS encoding extracellular solute-binding protein, which yields MIRKLLASLVAPLVAVTGIVTATPALAQDNTVNVLYAGSLVNLMERSIGPAFEKATGEHFRGYAAGSNKIANEIKGKLRRGDVFISASPKVNDSLMGAANGDHVTWYVNFAESPLMIGYNPQSRFAAQFRSKRWDQVLQEPGIRIGRTDPKLDPKGAFTVEMMNKAAALYHQPDLVEKTLGAADNPEQVLPEETLVGRLQSGQLDAGFFYSTETSDLKIPALRPAPELQAKASYTLTILNDAPNREGASSFADFLLSAKGRELLKQHGVDVVKPTVSGNVQAMPPSLQAVIDAATQ from the coding sequence ATGATTCGCAAGCTGCTCGCTTCTCTCGTTGCTCCACTCGTGGCCGTGACCGGCATCGTGACGGCCACGCCCGCCCTGGCGCAGGACAACACCGTCAACGTGCTCTATGCCGGCTCGCTCGTCAATCTGATGGAGCGCAGCATCGGCCCGGCATTCGAGAAGGCTACCGGCGAGCATTTCCGCGGCTACGCGGCAGGCTCGAACAAGATCGCCAACGAGATCAAAGGCAAACTGCGCCGCGGCGACGTATTCATCAGCGCGAGCCCCAAGGTGAACGACAGCCTGATGGGGGCCGCGAACGGCGACCACGTCACGTGGTACGTGAATTTCGCCGAATCGCCGCTGATGATCGGCTATAACCCGCAAAGCAGATTCGCCGCGCAGTTCAGGAGCAAGCGCTGGGACCAGGTGCTGCAGGAGCCGGGCATCCGGATTGGCCGCACCGATCCGAAGCTCGACCCCAAGGGCGCGTTCACCGTCGAGATGATGAACAAGGCGGCGGCGCTCTACCATCAGCCGGATCTCGTCGAAAAGACGCTTGGCGCGGCGGACAATCCTGAGCAGGTGCTGCCCGAGGAAACCCTGGTTGGCCGCCTGCAATCCGGCCAGCTCGACGCCGGCTTCTTCTATTCCACCGAAACATCCGACCTGAAGATTCCGGCGCTCCGCCCGGCGCCCGAATTGCAGGCCAAGGCCAGCTACACGCTGACGATTCTCAACGATGCGCCAAACCGTGAAGGCGCGAGCAGCTTCGCCGACTTCCTGTTGAGCGCGAAAGGCCGCGAGCTGCTCAAGCAACATGGCGTGGACGTCGTCAAACCGACCGTGAGCGGCAACGTGCAAGCCATGCCGCCTTCGCTGCAAGCCGTGATCGACGCCGCCACGCAGTAA
- a CDS encoding NHL repeat-containing protein, translating into MRFSPAWQRTTRLALVSLGLIAALAGCGGDEVTVVPQKIAVGASPNGIAVRAADGAVFITDDQTSSVLSSPDGRTFAHYASVPAVAGQSNSLSQLSFADASALMIERFGLGTASAVFSITGADTIAALSGPDPARRRLGLISIGSNRLLSTWFIKNGSNPPQGGLSLITYDPIAHTAVERDLLSGLGKPVGIAVSGDALYVSDQANNDIVKASLSALLGGSQAVAPNGTFAQINSPDLMAVDASGTLYTKCNATGLCRIAPDGTISVLANDFQDARGVAVDAPRGRLYAIDRAASANGTSYVRTFPLN; encoded by the coding sequence ATGCGCTTCTCACCCGCCTGGCAACGCACCACGCGCCTCGCTCTCGTCAGCCTCGGCCTGATCGCAGCGCTCGCCGGTTGCGGCGGCGACGAGGTCACTGTCGTGCCGCAAAAGATCGCCGTTGGCGCGTCGCCGAACGGCATTGCGGTGCGCGCGGCGGACGGTGCCGTCTTCATCACCGACGACCAGACCAGCAGCGTGCTCTCCTCGCCCGATGGCCGTACATTCGCGCACTATGCGAGCGTGCCGGCGGTGGCCGGCCAGTCGAACAGCCTGAGCCAGTTGAGCTTCGCCGACGCTTCCGCGCTGATGATCGAGCGCTTCGGTTTGGGCACCGCAAGCGCGGTGTTCAGCATTACGGGCGCCGATACGATCGCGGCACTCAGCGGTCCGGATCCGGCGCGACGCCGCCTCGGTCTGATCTCGATCGGCTCGAACCGCCTGCTCTCGACGTGGTTCATCAAGAACGGCAGCAATCCTCCGCAAGGCGGCCTCAGCCTCATTACTTACGATCCCATCGCCCATACGGCGGTCGAACGCGATCTGCTCAGCGGCTTGGGCAAGCCGGTCGGGATCGCCGTATCGGGCGACGCGCTCTATGTCTCGGACCAGGCCAACAACGACATCGTCAAGGCGAGTCTGAGCGCGCTGCTCGGCGGATCCCAGGCCGTCGCGCCGAACGGCACGTTCGCGCAGATCAACAGCCCGGACCTGATGGCCGTCGACGCAAGCGGCACGCTGTACACCAAATGCAACGCCACCGGCCTGTGCCGGATCGCGCCGGACGGCACGATCAGCGTGCTTGCAAACGACTTTCAGGACGCCCGCGGCGTGGCCGTCGATGCGCCGCGCGGCCGGCTGTACGCGATCGACCGCGCCGCCAGCGCGAACGGCACCAGCTACGTGCGGACATTCCCGCTCAATTGA